Proteins from a genomic interval of Diospyros lotus cultivar Yz01 chromosome 6, ASM1463336v1, whole genome shotgun sequence:
- the LOC127805011 gene encoding ankyrin repeat-containing protein NPR4-like, translating to MQRELQRFKEVEKMAPMCKGLVNNKNQTPKDLFDKEHNDLKNQGRDWLKEIATSCSVVATLIVTIMFAAAFTAPGGYKEDTGMPTYLRSKYFSAYIISDAFSLFFSCTSAMIFLGIHTSLFREEDFLIRLPLALMFGLFTLFLSIATMLVAFGTALVIMLRERFVWISIPLLMLGSIPVSIYAILHVRIFFHVLRLTFRNPTN from the exons ATGCAGAGAGAGCTACAACGATTTAAG GAAGTGGAGAAGATGGCACCTATGTGCAAAGGATTAGTAAACAATAAGAACCAAACTCCAAAAGATTTATTTGATAAGGAACACAATGACCTTAAGAATCAAGGACGAGACTGGTTGAAGGAAATAGCAACATCTTGTTCAGTAGTGGCAACCCTGATTGTGACTATAATGTTCGCTGCGGCATTCACAGCTCCAGGCGGCTATAAAGAGGATACCGGCATGCCTACATACTTGCGATCAAAATACTTTAGTGCTTACATAATTTCAGATGCATTCTCATTGTTCTTTTCCTGCACTTCAGCTATGATATTCTTGGGGATTCATACATCGCTTTTCAGAGAAGAAGATTTCCTAATCAGGTTGCCGCTGGCTTTGATGTTCGGCCTTTTCACTCTTTTCCTCTCCATTGCAACGATGTTGGTAGCTTTCGGTACTGCTCTAGTTATAATGTTGCGCGAGCGCTTTGTGTGGATCTCTATACCACTGCTTATGCTAGGAAGTATTCCAGTCAGCATTTATGCAATACTGCATGTTCGGATCTTCTTTCACGTTCTCCGTTTGACCTTCCGAAACCCAACAAATTGA